The following nucleotide sequence is from Gracilimonas sp..
ATCAAAAAAGCTAACACATAATGCCCGGATTTATGCTCCGACTTCTAACGGGGATCGGGTATTGGGAATTCAGACGTCGGGTTCGAGCGGGAATATTGTAGAAATTATGGAAGATGGTGAGGTCGAAATACGTAAGACTTTTGATGGGGCTATCCCGATTGCCCTTCGGTTCAACCCACAGCAGCCACAACAACTGGCGGTAGTTCTGAAAAGAAGGGGTGTTCAGGCTCTTTGGATTACATCGTTAAGTACTTTTTCAGAGGACTTGAGTGAAGCCCCGGATGTGGCTTTTAATAACGCATCTGTTTTTGATCCGCAATGGCACCCGGGAGGAGAGAAAGTTTTATTCAGTATGGATGCAGGTCCGGCCATGAATGTGTACGAATATAATCTGGGGTCGGGACAGGTAACTCAGCTCACAAGTTCTGTATACAATGCATTCGAGGCTTCTTACTCACCCGATGGAAGTCAAATTGCATATATAGTGCAGGAAGTGAATGAGCGAAAAGTTGCTATCCTGAATCAGGATGATTTTTTGAATAGAGAAGTTTCAGCATCTATAAGGTTGAATGGTGATGCACTGAATGCAAAACTGAACACTCCTTTGCTTGGTGCTGCAGCTATGGACTCTATTTCCACTATTGAAAAAACTCCTTATGGCAGAGATCTTTCCTGGCTGAAGCCCCGGGCTGTATATCCGGTTTGGAAAGAAAAAGCGGGAACGTATCAATATGGAGCAGGGCTATCCAGCATTGATGCTCTTTCAAGACAGGCGTATTCAGCAGAGATAACCGGCATTCAGAACCGTTTATGGTATGATGTCACCTATACCAACAAAATGTTTTATCCTGGTTTTGAGCTAAGCGGATACAGCGATCCTCAGTTTTTCCAGGTTTCAAATCAGCAAGAAAGTTACTCGGTTATGAGGCAAGATCGAGGTTTTAGTTTTTCGCTTCCTTTTGATTATACCTTTCGTGGCGATACCAGACTAAGCTCTATCTCATTTTCACCGGAAATATCAGCTGAACAGTTCAAATATTACAATCTTCAGGCGGAAGAGCTTACCGATTTTAAAAGCAGGTATAAAGCAGGGTTCTTTTCTCAATTGAATATCGGAATTTTAAATCATCGAAGAGATATTCAGCCATCCTCAGGAATTTCATTTTTCGGATTATATGAGCAAACTTTAAATAAGGCTGATTTTTCAATTCCTACCCCGATTGGAGAGTTTCCCCGAAGTCTTACCAATCAATGGGCGGCTTATTATGGTGCTTTTGCTTTTGTTTCTCCGTTAAGAATATGGAATCAGTCGCTTCGCCTGGATCTGCAGTTTTTACAGCAGAGCAACTCACCTATCTATTCTAACGATACCATTATTCCAATGGGCTTTAACAAAACTCCGTTTCCAAACTTTAATTCACAGGGAAACGCTGCTTTTCAAAATTTGGGTCGTTTTAGTACCCGGTACACGATTCCGGTTTGGTATCCTGATACCGGTGGGTTAACAGTGCCACTTTATCTCAGCAGTATCTATTTAACAACTTTTACACACACCCTAACCGATATGGACGCCAACGACTTAGTAGCTTCCAGCAGAAGTATTTTCGGGGCTGGTTTCCATGTTCAGTTCAAAGTGTCTAACTTATTGTTTGATTTAGGAGTAGGGCTTGCATATGAGCCAACTCGGAATAACACTCAATTTATATTTGGCCAATTTTGATAAAATCATTTGTTCTTCGTGTTTCCATTGTAGCTTTTTGTGTAATTGCTTTTGGTTGTGAAGCTAAAAAGCCTGAGGATCCTCAATCAGCTCAAAACGGCAATCGAAAAAGCCCGATAGCTATTTCTTCGATCAAACATGAAGGCACCTACATTAAAGTAGTGTATGGTCAGCCATACCGGCGTGGCCGCACTATATTTGGAGATTGGGAGCCATGGGGAGAAGTTTGGCGGACGGGAGCAAACGAAGCCACAGAAATTACTTTTACTGAACCTGTTTTGATGGGAGATCAAGCCGTGCGTCAGGGAACTTATGCTCTTTTTACTATTCCTGAGCCTGACTCTTTTACCGTTATTCTGAATCATGAATTAGGCCAATGGGGAGCATTCGAATACAAACCCGAGCGCGACTATAAACGAATGAAATTCCCGGTTCAGAATTTAGAAACTCCGGTCGAGTCATTCGCTATTGAATTCTCAGAACCGGAATACAGCATGACCACGATGACCATGAAGTGGGATGTGATTAGAGTAGATATGCCTATTCGGTTTTATGGGGAATAGGTAATTTCTCCTTCTTGCGAAGGAGGAGATTTAGAGGAGATCGGAGCTAAGGGTAATCATGCTTTTCTAACTTGCTGCCGAAGGGCTGAACCCCTTCGCTTGTGCACTGGAAAAGATGCTTTATGGGTGGAAAGATGGTAACCGCTGATTAATATCTGTTCTGGTACGCAAGCGAGTCGTTTACGGCATCGCCGATTGTTTAAAAAACCACTACAGCCTTACTAATTCTCAACCAGCTTCAACAGCTCTTCGGGAACCTCAACATCCATACGCAAAACCTGAGAAGCATGGGTTTTTCCCTGGGCATCCAGCTTTAGTGATACAGTTCCGCCACCGCCAAGACTCTGATTCAGAATGAAATTCAACGCGCCGATATTGGGTAGCTCGTACCGCTCAACCTCTCCTTTGCACACATTCTTCATGTGGTCTTTTACACGTTCAGCAGTCAGGTTTTCTTTCAAAAAAGGGTAGATCTCAGGATGCCGGGCAATGATCCCAACATTACTTCCATTTCCTTTGTCGCCACTGCGACCGTGGGCAATTTTTAACAACTTTACGGTTGGCATGATGAATTGAATTTCTTTAACTGGAATTTTGACAAAGATAACCTGATTTGCCTTTACATCACAATAAAATGGAACACGGATAGAACGGATTAGTAGGATTAACGTTGAAGCAAGTTGGTAGGCTTCTAAAATATATCATAATGTTGTCATTCCGCGGCGAATGCCCGGAATCTGAAGGGTTTACAAGGTTCAGAATAATCTTTTGGCATTAATCGATTAAAAGCAAAACTCTTTAATCAGACAGGTAATAAACGACTGTAGAAACCACGCGTACATTTTTGATGTGCGGGTTGTTATTGTCCCGTGGTGAAATGCTGAACTGCCCCTGATAAGCCGTTTTGATTTTACCGAGCTTACTGTCAGAATCTTCGGCAAATTTCTGGGCTACCTTGCGGGCTTCTTTGGTAGATTCCTCGATCATCTGAGGCTTTATATCGTTCAGGCTGTTAAACAGGTATTCTGTTCGCACCTGATATTCATTTCCGGTTAAAGCCACTCCCTGCTTTCCAAGCTCAGCCAGTTTATTCATAATTCCGCGCACCTGAAGAACATCCTCAGAATAAACGGTAACGGTTTGATCGGCCACGTATCGGTATTCAGGATTATCAGCGCCACCATATTGCTGGGCTGACTTGTCGGTTACAAACGGAGTAGATGCCGAAATCTCTTCTTCGCTCACTCCATTCTCAATTAGGAAGTCTTTTATTTTTTGCTTGCTGCGCTCCAGGTCCATGTAAATATCGGAAAGCTGATTATTGGCTTCTGTAAATTGAATCGGCCAGATTACAACATCAGCAAGGTGCTCCTGTTCAGCCAGTCCCTTTACGGTAACTGTTCGCTCATATTCTTTGTAGGTAATAGCCGCGTTTCGAAGAAGAAACCCAAGGGAAGCCAAACCTACAATTATGCCGATTCCAAGTATGATAGAATTACGATTGTTCTGTGTATCCATAAAAAGAAAAGAAATTTATTAAGGCGCTAAAAATATAGCTATCTGTTTGTTAATAAGTAGTTACTCTCTGATTTATTGTTCCTTATCCCAACAAAAAAACAGCCAGCTGAAGTCCAAAAAGAAGTGGCCGTTTATTCTACGCTCGTTCTGCCATTTCCAGCCAGACAAGCTCTTTTTCTTCCAGCGTTTCCTTGAGCTGTTCAAACTCCTGAGAGAGTTCATTTAATTCCTCATAGCTTAAACCACCTGCACTCATTTTTTTCTCGAGCTCCGCTTTTTCTTCTTCCATTTTGGCAATCTCTTTCTCCAGTTTGTTGAATTCACGCCGCTCATTATAATTGAGTTTTTTGGGCTGATCTGATGTGTTTTTTTGTTTTGGGTCGGGCTTGGTATCAGCTACCGGTTTCTCCTTTTTCGGGGATGAAGTCTCACTCATACGATTCAGCATTTCTTCCCGGTATTCTTCATAGGTTCCGTGGAAATCATCGATTACACCCTGTCCCTCAAATACGAAATAGTGATCCACCAGCTTGTCCATAAAAAAGCGATCGTGAGATACAATAATCAGGCAGCCTCCAAAATTTTGAAGAAAGTCTTCCAGTTTGTTCAGAGTCAACAAGTCCAGGTCGTTGGTGGGCTCATCCAGGATTAGAAAATTGGGGTTCTTGATAAGCACCATCATCAGTCCCAGCCGCCGCTTTTCACCTCCACTCAGTTTCTCAACCGGGGTATACTGCGCTTTGGAAGGAAACATAAAATGTTCCAGAAACTGAGAAGACGTGATTTTATCGCCGTTGGAAAGCTCAATTACTTCAGCTACCTCTTTGATCACTTCAATAACCCGCTTCGACTCATCAATCTTTATTCCCTTCTGCTGATAATGACCAAAGACAATGGTTTCGCCGGTTTCAATCTCACCGGAATCCGCTTTCTCTTCGCCAAGCAAAATTTTAAGGAAGGTGCTTTTGCCTACTCCGTTTTTGCCTAATACCCCGATGCGTTCGCCCTGCAAAAACTGGTAGCTGAAGTCGTCCAGAATTATGGTTTCATCAAAAGCTTTATTGATATTTTTGAGCTCAAGTACCTTTCCGCCCATGCGGCTCATATTTACATCCAGCTGAAGCTCCGTTTCTTCGCGACCAGACTGAGCTTTTTCCCTGGTCTTGTAGAAATCTTTGATGCGCGATTTAGATTTGGTGGTTCGGGCTTTGGGGCCGCGCCGCATCCATTCCAGCTCTTTTTTCATCAGCTTGCCAGCCTTGGCAATTTCGGTAGCCTCTATCTCCTCCCGCTCGGCCTTTTTCTCGAGGTAATATTCGTAATTTCCTTTGTGGTGATAGAGTTTGCCATAATCCAGTTCCAGGATATGATTACAAACCCGATCCAGAAAGTAGCGATCGTGAGTCACCATCAGCAAGGTCATCGTACTTTTGGCGAGATACGATTCCAGCCACTCAATCATTTCTACATCCAGATGGTTAGTAGGTTCATCCAGGATCAGCAGATCCGGTTCATCCAGCAGCACAAAAGCCAGGGCAACCCGCTTGCGTTCTCCTCCGGAAAGAGAAGCGATAGACTGATCCAGATCGTAGATGTTGAGTGCGCCCAGAATCTGCTCCATCTGTTGCTCTACATCCCAGGCCTCGGCGGCATCCATGGCAGCGGTTGCTTTCTCAAAAGCCTGCTGGGTTTGTGGATTGAAATCCTCGGCCTGTTCCCGAACAGCTTTTTCATAACGCTGTACAATGCGGATCTTCTCTGAGTTTCCATGTGCGATAAACTCACTGATGGTCATGCTATCATCCATGTCGGGCTCCTGTGCGAGGAAACCAATCTGTATGCCTTTCTGAGTCATGACTTTTCCGGAATCCGGCTCCATTTCCCCGGCGAGGATTTTAAGAAGTGTAGATTTCCCGGTACCATTGGGTGCAATAAGGGCTGCTTTATCTCCTTTGGAGATGCCAAATGTCAGATCCTCAAAAAGAGGTTTAATCCCAAAATTTTTGGAAAGGTTTTCAGTGGAAAGGTAGGTCATGTAAGTTGGAGCAATTAGAACTCAATTGATGAAGCAGTAAAATAAGGATTTTGCAACGAGAACCCATTCTTTGGTTTTACCTTCATCTTCTTCATTTGTTATTTCGATTGTGAGGAGGGGTTCGATAATTTAAGATCTTAACAAATTTAGGATTGATACTAACCCAGCATGTGTTTAAGCTAACTGAATAATTAAAAGAGGTTGTATTTGAAGTTTAAGAATCCACCAGTACAAGAAAATCAGGATGGCGAAGAGCGCTCAGTAGGCTTTGAATTTGAATTCACCGGTGTAGAAATGGCCGATGCAGCCGATATGATTGTTGACCTTTATGGCGGCGAAGTCGAGCAGATTAGTGGATATGAGTTTAAGGTAAATGATACCGGCTTCGGTACGTTTTCTTTGGAGCTGGATGCCAGTCTTTTCCTCAATAAAAAATATGAGGGTGTTTTAAAATCTGTGGGCCTGAATGTGGAAAAGCTCAAAAACAAAGCCAAGCTTGAAGATACGCTAAGAGAGATGGCTTCAACAGTAGTTCCGTTTGAGATTATTACACCACCGATCCCGCTTTCAAAATTAGATGTCCTGAATAAACTGGTCGACAAACTCCGGGATTGGAAAGCCAAAGGAACCGGGAGTTCCTTCTTTTATGCTTTTGGACTGCACTTGAATCCGGAAGTGCCGGAGTTAACAGCCGAAAGTTTGCATCGGCATTTAAAAGCCTATGTAATGCTGGATGCGTGGATTCGTCAGGATGCTGAAATTGATATCAGCCGTAAACTGACGCCCTACATTAATGAGTACGAGATGAAATATATCCGGCATATTCTGCAGGAAGAATACCAGCCTGATTTGGAAACGCTGATTCGGGATTATTTTGAATTTGATAACTCCCGGAATCGCCCGTTGGATATGCTCCCCGTATTCAAGTTTTTGAATAAGGAACTTACGGAAGAACTGTTAGAAGATACGTTGACCTCAGCTCGGCCAACTTTTCATTACCGGCTTCCGAATTGCTCCATTCAGGATGAAAGCTGGTCAATGGGCGAGGAATGGAACCGTTGGTGGTTGGTTGAACGTTTAGCAAATGATGAACAGGCACTGAATCAATACGCAAGGAGGTTTCTGGGAATGGACGAGAAAACGCTGTTTAGCGTAAAAAGAAAATGGATCAAACTCATGGATCGCTGGGTGCAAGATGTACGATAGAGAACCGGTTATTGGTATAACAGGTCCAGTTGAAGGTGGAACAGGCGCTTGGATTTTTACTGCATTGTCAGTAATTCTGCAGGGCGGTAAGCCCCTGCGTATCAACCCGGATATGCCCAGAAGCATCGATCAGATAGATGGACTGATTTTGGGTGGAGGCGCTGATGTGGAGCCTCTGAAATATGGCCAGCAGCGCATTATAAAAGCCAAACTGGCTCGAGATAAGCGTACCGTTTTTGAATGGATTCTTTCCATATTATTTTTCCCACTCTACTGGCTGGCCCGCTATTTCCAACACACTAAAAAATCACCTATCGACCTGGGGCGGGATAAGCTGGAACTAAAACTACTGTCACAGGCGATCGAACGAGGGTTGCCGGTGTTGGGCATTTGCAGAGGAATGCAGCTTATGAATGTGCATTTTAAGGGGACGCTACACCAGGATATTCGCGGGTTTTATGCAGAGAAAGCGCAGGTCTCATCTATCTTTCCAAAAAAGCGAATCAGGATTAAAGATCATACCAAACTCTGCGAGTTGCTCCAAACCGATATCTGCAACGTCAATGCCTTGCACAACCAGGCTATTGATAAGCCAGGAGAAGGAATCGAAGTGGCTTGTACGGAATTAAATACCAGAATCACACAGGCTATTGAACATACCGAATATCCCTTCATGATTGGTGTGCAATGGCACCCGGAATACCTGATCCAAATCGCCCGCCAGCGAAATATCTTTAAGCAGCTGGTTAATGCGGCAAAGTGATTTACGTTTTTAACGAGCTTTGAATTTACTGGTGATCACTTCTTTTTCGTCTTTGAAATCATAGGCTATTCCAATTTAAGGTGATTGTCTTGCCTGACAAGATCAGGGCGAGTTCCATAGGGGTCGATACTCACATACTGTGGAAGAGTGTCAACCTGTATCACCAACTGCTGTTTGCCATCTTTAATTTCGCGGGGCTTAAGAATTATAATGTCTTCTTTAGAAGCTTCGGAAGGATGAACTGAAAACAGCCCAATCGATACCGGCTCATTCATTGAAACCGGGGATTCTATTCCGTTAATCGACTCAAGTTTTTCTGCTTCTATAGTAATAGTAATCTGAAAGGTACCATTGGCAAGTGTGCTATATCCTGCATCAGATATTGACAGGTTATAGGTAATGATTTTCTTAAACCAGTCATCAATCAGGCTATGATATTCCTTCGGTATGGACTTATAGATTTCATTTAAGAACTCTGGCGAAGTTACCGATGCATCGAGTTCATTTTTATGTCGATTTATCAGGGTTTTTAATACCCGGTTTAATGATTCTTCACCAATGAGTTCTTTAAGGGCCATCATCACAATATAGCTTTTCCCATAGAGCATGTAGTGTTCCCCCTGCTCCAGGTAAAGGGGTTGTTCCGGTGCAGAAGCGTAAGAACGCCCATTAAAATAGGTATGATTGGCAGACTCACTGAGTTGATAAAGGGAGGCCATGCCGTAGTATTTTTCCATTACAACGGCTTCGGTGTATTTGGCAAAGCCTTCTACAAAAATGGCACCTCCACTTATGCTTTGAGTACTCAGCATATGTCCCCACCACTGGTGCGCTACTTCGTGAATGGCGCGTTTTGCAACCAAGCTGAAAGTGGAAGTATCCCTTTCATCAACAAGATAGAAGTTATCTTCAACCATGCTGATGGTACCACTGGCAGCGAAGCCTCCAAATCCCCAGAATGAAGGTATTTCTACAATACGCAGGTGTTCAAGGGGATATTCTCCAAACTCTTTCTGAGCGTAATCCAGGGTTTGTTTCATGCTACTCATAGTGGTCGGATTATTGAACTCATGACCGGGATGGAAATAATGCTCAAGGCTGATTCCTTTATAGTCCTCTTGTTCTATGGCATAATCTGCAGAATGATAGCTAATGGCGGGAGCTACTGGTTTTGAAGATTCATACCGGTAGTAGTTTCTGCCATTTTTCGACCATTGTTCTTTTAGATCACCGACAGAGATACCTGTTTGGGACGCAGGTACAGATAATGTAGTTTCCAAATCAACCCGACCAAAACCGGATTCCATCACTTCAAAATCGGCTGCTGAAGGTTGCTCTTGTTCACGTTCTGGGAGGCCGCGCTTTTCACGTTCTGTTTTGTCGGAAACTTCCAGGTTATCCGTATAGCCCAAATAAGGACTAAAATCCCTCAGATGCACATAACTTCCGTTATCCACCAGGTCATTTCCGGAACGGAGTCCTTCTTGATTGCTTTGTGCAGTGAATGTGAGTGCGACCTTATCACCGGGAAGCACCGGCTTGTTGAAGAGAAATTCATAGATACCAAGCGTGGCATCGTGATAGATGAGGGTAGCACCTTCGAGCTGAATATCGGTTATGCTTTTCTTTTCTATGATCAGAGCCCTGTTCACAACGGTATCACTTTTGTTCGTTAAAGTGTAAACAGCATCTACAGTGTAGCTTCTTTTTTCCGGATAAAGCGCCACATTTGTTGAAATAGCAACGGGATACAGCCACTTTTCTTCATCGTAATGTTTGTACTTTTTTTCATAGTCGGCCCATCGATCCAGTCTTTCACTCGTTGACAGGTATTCTGATTCGATATTGGTTTTGTAGAAGATCATCCCTGAAGTGCACAAGAAAGCTATTCCAAGAACTGCAACAACAGCTAATCGTCTCTGCGACCATCCTCTGAATAACTGTCTGGCATGAATAAGAAATCGCTCGGTGATACCCCGTCTCCAAATGTGAAGTGCTATCAGAGACAAAATCAGCCCCAGTATCATCCAATGTGTGGAAAACAGGTAAAAGGTCCCGGCATTATTACTGACTCCGGTCATATCAGAAAAGGTAACCGATGGCATGGCACCTACTTTCAATAACGGATGTTCAATGCCAAGGGATCCGGACAGAGGGGTGGCGAAAACGGCAACAAAAAGTCCGGTGATGGCCATCCCTAAATACTTATCCGGTGAGAGTGCCTGCACAAACATCCCGAACAGTATGTAGAAAGCAAGGGGAATTCCCTGGAAGTAGTATAGTGACAGATAGGTGCCCGCATCAATGACGGTATAATCCATCACCAATTGAAAAACGATAGCAATAACAATTTCAAGGGTGATGAACATCAACGGGATGAAAAGCAGCACTGAAACCTTCGACCAAAAGAAGGAGGCATTGGAAGCGGGAGTTGCATCCAGAATAAGATGCATATTCTCACTTCGCTCTTTCCAGCCCCACTCGCCACTATAAAATATAACCAGCATCACACCAAAGATGAATAAGGCGGTGTTGTTTAAACCAGCTAATAAGGCTGTGACCGGATATAGACTTTCGGAGTAGCTACCACCCTCAATGAGCTTAGAAGAAAACTCGGCTCCAATAACAAATATGATGAAAGCGAGCATGGCCTGAAAAGGCAGGCTTTTGAACAGCTGCTTGACCCCTGTTTTACTCTGAGCAATGAAACTATGCCAAAAAAGTCGACTGCTGCTTAATGATGGATTAACCGGACGGTAAATGGTGTCTTTTACATCATTTTTTTCAGGTGCTACTTTATCGGGGGTGGAATCCTTTTTTCCTTTTTGGAAGGTTCGAAATGAAAAAAACCTATAGGAAAGACCTAATATTGCGAAAGAGACGCCTATCCAGAGTAAACGGTTGAGCAGGAAATTCCCACTTAGTGACACCCAGACCGTATTTTTTTGAAGAGGAGTGAGGTACTGGCTTTGCTCCATAAAAGCTGATATCCCAAATGGGTCACCCAGCGCAGCCAGCGTCATATTATCGGTGTGAGTGGGGGTTGAACCGGCCAGCATCGGAGAGTCGAAGAAAAAGGAACAAACAAAGTAAAGCACATACACCAGGATGGCAGATGCGTAAATCGACATGCGGTTTTTGGAAAGGAGTCCCACAGAAAATATAAAGGCAGAACAGATGAAGACGTTCGGTAGCACGAATACCAGCCAATTCCAGAAATAGGGAGAAACAGAAAATGGAGAGAGGCGATCGGGGTCCAAATCAAAGAGGAGCGTGCCTGTCATCATACCAAGCAAAAGTGGACTTACGGACAGAATGCTGAACACAAACACCCCGGAAAACCGACTCATGAAAAATTGGTGCTTTTGAACTCCGGTGCTGAAAATAATTTCCTGCATCTGGTAGGTACGGTCCCGTAATATCCCATTTATCACAAAAAACATGATGGCAAAAACCGCTCCGAGCGTAAAAATGGAGGTATAATAGCTGATTTGGTACGGGGCATTAAAGTCAACAAGGTCGGGGGCAAAAGCCTGACCGCCAATCTGCAAACCGCAAAGGAAGAACAGGATCATAGCAGCGGGTAATGCCCACAGCTTTTTCTGGTACTTAAGTTCGAATCTGAATAATGCTGAGATCATGATAAGCCCATAGTTTGCTGTTCTGATTTTGGAACAATAGAGAAATAGTAATCTTCCAGGTTTGGAGGAACTGCTTCAAAATCGATGTCGGGTACGTGTTCTGCCTTTATGTGAATCTGAGTCTCTCCGGCTACCAGTCGCGTGGAAATCACGTCATAGTTTTCTCGATAGTGGGGGAGGTCATCGGAGGGAATCGTCTTTCTCCATATTTGTCCGTCTAAACTTTCTACAAGATCAGAAGGATTGCCGTGAATCAGTATGCTGCCGCGATCCAGAATTGCCATACTGGAGCAGAGGTTGTAAATGTCAGCGACTATATGAGTGGAAAGAATGACGATGATATTCTCCCCGATTTTACTCAGCATATTCAGGAACCGATGCCGTTCTTCGGGATCCAATCCTGCTGTCGGTTCATCGACAATGATGATCTTCGGATCTCCAAGCAGAGCCTGGGCAATACCAAAACGCTGGCGCATTCCTCCCGAATAGGTATGGACGTGCTTTTTCCGGTGCTCCCATAAATTGGTTTGATGCAGCAGGCTTTCAATTTGCTGGCTGCGCTCTTTCTTATTCAAAAGTCCCTTTAAAACACCAATGTGGTGTAAAAGCTCAACGGCCGTTAGTTTAGGATACACCCCGAATTCCTGGGGAAGGTATCCAAGTCCTTTGCGAATAATATCCGGATTTTGGTGTATGTCGCACTCGTTAAACTGAATTCTGCCCGAAGTGGGAGATTGTAGCGTGGCGATGGTACGCATCAGGGAAGACTTTCCTGCTCCATTGGCTCCAAGCAGACCAAACATCCCATTCTCTATGGTAAGAGATACATCGTTCAGCGCTTTGGTTCCATTGGGATAGGTTTTGGATATGTTTTGAATGTGGAGGGTATTCATAGCAACTCATTTTTGTTGAATTTGATCGAAGCTACGCAGGCAGGTTTGCTTTGTTCACCGGATTGGATAAACAGCAGTATTCTTGATATGGACAGTGAGTAAACAGGCATGAATCCGGTTGATGAAGCAAACAGATGGGTTCATGTTAAAAACGATATCGTTCATCCATAGGCAGAGAATGAATGCCGGATTTGTCCTATTTTGAATCATGATAAAAGATTGGACGAAATATCAGGCGTTTGTCATAGGGCCGGCTATCACTTATGCAATGATCTTGTTTATGGAATACATAGACCTGATCAGGGTACCCTCAGGGGCGTGGATATCGAATACGCTTGGGTTCTTGTTTTATGCCCTATTCATTTCACTTGCAATCCATAAATACCTGGCAAAGGGAGGTTCGCTGATTAGAGTTGGGGCAGGTTTTGGCATTCTGGCCATTGTGATTTTCAGTATCGGATATTTCACCAGTAATATTCAGGATAATCCACTGATGATTTTACTGATGATCTCTTTCTGGCTGGTGCTATTCTATTTCATTTTACCGGAATTTTTCCAAAAGTATCGATGGCTGATTGTCGGCTTATACGGGGGGTCGGCACTATTCTTTTTATACGCAAGGCTATTCACGGGGAGCTTTGAATTGTATGAAAGCACTTATAAAGTCTGGGCACTGAGCTTATTTTTGCTTCCCATTCCCATTCTTATAAGCCTTTGGTTTTATGAACAATGGAAATGGTTCCGAACCCTGAAAGCGGAGAAAGCCAAAGCGGAACTGGCCTTGTTGAGAAGCCAGATCAATCCACATTTTTTCTTCAATACATTAAACAACCTTTACTCGTTGGTGGTACATCAGTCTGATAAAGCTCCGGAAGTAGTCCTGAAACTGTCGGATATGATGAGATATACCATTTATGAAGGGAAGAAAGATATGGTGCCTTTGAATGAAGAAGTTGAATACCTGCAGCGCTATATCGACTTGCACAAAATAAGGTATCAAAAGGAAGTGGATATCCGGTTCGAAAAGCCGGAAGATTCTGATGCCGATATCGCACCATTACTGTTTATTGTCCCTCTGGAAAATTCGTTCAAACACGGAGTGGAAAGTATGCGGGAAGGAGCGTATATACACCTTTCTGTAAAAACAGATGCCAGAGAAGGAAAAGTTGTTTTTGAAATTAGTAATAACTTTGAAGAACAGGAAGGAGAAGCTGAAAAGGGTATTGGCCTCCAAAATCTTAAGCAACGCCTGGAATTGTTATACCCCGACCGGCATAAGCTGGATATTTTGAAAGAAGAAGGCGTATTTACGATAATCCTTGAGCTCTGTTAATTATGATCAAATGTATAATTGTAGATGATGAACCTCTGGCTC
It contains:
- a CDS encoding M1 family aminopeptidase, which encodes MISALFRFELKYQKKLWALPAAMILFFLCGLQIGGQAFAPDLVDFNAPYQISYYTSIFTLGAVFAIMFFVINGILRDRTYQMQEIIFSTGVQKHQFFMSRFSGVFVFSILSVSPLLLGMMTGTLLFDLDPDRLSPFSVSPYFWNWLVFVLPNVFICSAFIFSVGLLSKNRMSIYASAILVYVLYFVCSFFFDSPMLAGSTPTHTDNMTLAALGDPFGISAFMEQSQYLTPLQKNTVWVSLSGNFLLNRLLWIGVSFAILGLSYRFFSFRTFQKGKKDSTPDKVAPEKNDVKDTIYRPVNPSLSSSRLFWHSFIAQSKTGVKQLFKSLPFQAMLAFIIFVIGAEFSSKLIEGGSYSESLYPVTALLAGLNNTALFIFGVMLVIFYSGEWGWKERSENMHLILDATPASNASFFWSKVSVLLFIPLMFITLEIVIAIVFQLVMDYTVIDAGTYLSLYYFQGIPLAFYILFGMFVQALSPDKYLGMAITGLFVAVFATPLSGSLGIEHPLLKVGAMPSVTFSDMTGVSNNAGTFYLFSTHWMILGLILSLIALHIWRRGITERFLIHARQLFRGWSQRRLAVVAVLGIAFLCTSGMIFYKTNIESEYLSTSERLDRWADYEKKYKHYDEEKWLYPVAISTNVALYPEKRSYTVDAVYTLTNKSDTVVNRALIIEKKSITDIQLEGATLIYHDATLGIYEFLFNKPVLPGDKVALTFTAQSNQEGLRSGNDLVDNGSYVHLRDFSPYLGYTDNLEVSDKTEREKRGLPEREQEQPSAADFEVMESGFGRVDLETTLSVPASQTGISVGDLKEQWSKNGRNYYRYESSKPVAPAISYHSADYAIEQEDYKGISLEHYFHPGHEFNNPTTMSSMKQTLDYAQKEFGEYPLEHLRIVEIPSFWGFGGFAASGTISMVEDNFYLVDERDTSTFSLVAKRAIHEVAHQWWGHMLSTQSISGGAIFVEGFAKYTEAVVMEKYYGMASLYQLSESANHTYFNGRSYASAPEQPLYLEQGEHYMLYGKSYIVMMALKELIGEESLNRVLKTLINRHKNELDASVTSPEFLNEIYKSIPKEYHSLIDDWFKKIITYNLSISDAGYSTLANGTFQITITIEAEKLESINGIESPVSMNEPVSIGLFSVHPSEASKEDIIILKPREIKDGKQQLVIQVDTLPQYVSIDPYGTRPDLVRQDNHLKLE
- a CDS encoding histidine kinase — its product is MIKDWTKYQAFVIGPAITYAMILFMEYIDLIRVPSGAWISNTLGFLFYALFISLAIHKYLAKGGSLIRVGAGFGILAIVIFSIGYFTSNIQDNPLMILLMISFWLVLFYFILPEFFQKYRWLIVGLYGGSALFFLYARLFTGSFELYESTYKVWALSLFLLPIPILISLWFYEQWKWFRTLKAEKAKAELALLRSQINPHFFFNTLNNLYSLVVHQSDKAPEVVLKLSDMMRYTIYEGKKDMVPLNEEVEYLQRYIDLHKIRYQKEVDIRFEKPEDSDADIAPLLFIVPLENSFKHGVESMREGAYIHLSVKTDAREGKVVFEISNNFEEQEGEAEKGIGLQNLKQRLELLYPDRHKLDILKEEGVFTIILELC
- a CDS encoding ABC transporter ATP-binding protein — its product is MNTLHIQNISKTYPNGTKALNDVSLTIENGMFGLLGANGAGKSSLMRTIATLQSPTSGRIQFNECDIHQNPDIIRKGLGYLPQEFGVYPKLTAVELLHHIGVLKGLLNKKERSQQIESLLHQTNLWEHRKKHVHTYSGGMRQRFGIAQALLGDPKIIIVDEPTAGLDPEERHRFLNMLSKIGENIIVILSTHIVADIYNLCSSMAILDRGSILIHGNPSDLVESLDGQIWRKTIPSDDLPHYRENYDVISTRLVAGETQIHIKAEHVPDIDFEAVPPNLEDYYFSIVPKSEQQTMGLS